One part of the Treponema sp. OMZ 787 genome encodes these proteins:
- a CDS encoding acetyl-CoA carboxylase carboxyltransferase subunit alpha, producing the protein MSNTDQTNLLNNLKDIAQKAGLDISEELAKINAKLESSTALSKTWERVELARHSDRPRTLDYINLIFDNFTELHGDRFFGDDPAMIGGIGFIDGMPVTVIGTQKGRNLRETIDRNGGMANPEGYRKAMRLAKQAEKFKRPIITFIDTQGAYPGLGAEERGIGEAIAFNLREFSRLKTPVICIIIGEGGSGGALGIGVGDKIYMLENAIFSVISPEGCASILLRDSSRAKDAAAMLKITSQEVLDLKVINGIIPEPEKGAHIDPKQTAEAIKQQILKDLADLTKRDPAVLVKYRSKKIRSIGKYSE; encoded by the coding sequence ATGAGCAATACGGATCAAACTAATTTATTAAATAATTTAAAAGATATAGCCCAAAAGGCGGGGCTTGATATAAGCGAAGAGCTTGCAAAGATAAACGCTAAACTTGAAAGTTCAACGGCTCTTTCAAAAACATGGGAAAGGGTTGAGCTTGCCCGCCACAGCGACAGGCCCAGAACCTTGGACTACATCAATTTGATTTTCGATAATTTTACCGAGCTCCACGGAGACCGCTTTTTCGGAGATGACCCGGCCATGATAGGCGGAATAGGCTTTATCGACGGAATGCCGGTTACAGTAATCGGGACGCAAAAGGGAAGAAACTTGCGCGAAACCATCGACAGAAACGGAGGTATGGCAAACCCCGAAGGCTACCGCAAAGCCATGCGCCTTGCAAAACAGGCCGAAAAGTTCAAAAGACCGATTATAACCTTTATCGACACCCAAGGGGCCTACCCCGGCCTCGGAGCCGAAGAAAGAGGAATCGGAGAGGCCATTGCCTTTAACTTGCGCGAATTCAGCCGTCTAAAAACGCCGGTTATCTGCATAATCATCGGTGAAGGAGGCTCAGGCGGAGCCCTCGGCATAGGAGTCGGCGACAAGATTTATATGCTTGAAAACGCCATTTTCTCGGTTATATCCCCTGAAGGCTGCGCTTCAATCCTATTGAGGGATTCAAGCAGGGCAAAGGATGCCGCCGCCATGCTTAAAATTACCAGCCAAGAAGTTCTTGACCTAAAGGTAATAAACGGCATCATCCCCGAACCCGAAAAAGGAGCCCACATCGATCCCAAACAAACCGCAGAGGCTATAAAGCAGCAAATCCTAAAGGATTTAGCCGACCTTACAAAACGCGACCCCGCCGTTTTGGTAAAATACCGAAGCAAAAAAATAAGAAGCATAGGAAAGTATTCGGAATAA
- the accD gene encoding acetyl-CoA carboxylase, carboxyltransferase subunit beta codes for MDCPSCKVSYDEEVFTDNLMVCPHCNCHLRIEPRQRITYLTDENSFQELYANLKTCNPIEMEGYEEKISAAEEKAALNEAVITGSCKIKGRDALLALMSFHFMGGSMGSVVGEKISRLMLKGAAERIPVIIYATSGGARMQEGLFSLMQMAKTSSAAAELDEKGVPLFIMLCDPTTGGVTASFAMLGDITAAEPGALIGFAGPRVIEGTIRQQLPEGFQRAEFQMEKGFVDCIVPRQEQRQFFARMIDAHSLVLKEAPKKKKA; via the coding sequence ATGGATTGTCCTAGTTGTAAAGTATCATATGATGAAGAGGTGTTTACAGATAACCTGATGGTCTGCCCTCATTGTAATTGCCATTTGCGCATAGAACCGAGGCAGAGGATTACCTATCTGACGGATGAAAATTCCTTTCAGGAGCTGTATGCAAACCTGAAAACCTGTAACCCCATCGAAATGGAAGGCTATGAAGAAAAAATATCGGCCGCCGAAGAAAAGGCAGCCTTAAACGAGGCCGTAATTACGGGTTCCTGCAAGATTAAGGGAAGGGATGCCCTTTTGGCCCTTATGTCCTTTCACTTTATGGGAGGCTCGATGGGCTCGGTTGTAGGAGAGAAAATTTCGCGGCTAATGTTAAAGGGAGCGGCCGAAAGAATCCCCGTTATTATCTATGCAACCTCAGGCGGAGCGAGAATGCAGGAAGGGCTTTTTTCGCTTATGCAGATGGCCAAGACCTCAAGTGCAGCCGCCGAATTGGATGAAAAGGGCGTTCCTCTTTTTATAATGCTCTGCGATCCGACCACGGGAGGCGTTACGGCAAGTTTTGCCATGCTCGGAGACATAACTGCAGCAGAACCGGGAGCCCTCATCGGCTTTGCAGGCCCCAGAGTTATCGAAGGCACCATCCGCCAGCAGCTCCCCGAAGGTTTTCAGCGTGCCGAATTTCAGATGGAAAAGGGCTTTGTAGACTGTATAGTACCGCGTCAAGAACAAAGGCAGTTTTTTGCCCGCATGATTGATGCTCACAGCCTAGTCCTAAAAGAAGCCCCTAAGAAGAAAAAGGCCTAA
- the accB gene encoding acetyl-CoA carboxylase biotin carboxyl carrier protein, whose translation MKEDFILKVIEQFEKGDTVFLQIKQDDCELVLKKEGAFPKKEVAAQAGAQAAYPMPLAMPAAFQAGFQGVPQTAAAGVQVPVPQPASPVVEAPAQAAPASSSAGLIEVKSPIVGTFYRAPSPDSPPYVEKGGTVKKGQPLCVLEAMKMMNTLECDHDGIVEEILVSNGDLVEFDQVLFKIKAK comes from the coding sequence ATGAAAGAAGATTTTATTTTAAAGGTGATAGAACAATTTGAAAAAGGCGATACAGTGTTCTTGCAGATAAAGCAGGACGACTGCGAGCTTGTCTTAAAAAAAGAAGGAGCCTTTCCTAAAAAGGAAGTTGCAGCTCAGGCAGGAGCACAGGCTGCCTATCCCATGCCTTTGGCTATGCCGGCAGCTTTCCAAGCAGGTTTTCAGGGCGTGCCTCAGACCGCTGCTGCCGGAGTTCAAGTACCGGTACCTCAACCGGCAAGCCCTGTTGTAGAAGCTCCGGCCCAAGCGGCCCCTGCATCTTCATCGGCCGGCCTAATCGAGGTAAAAAGCCCCATCGTCGGAACCTTTTACAGGGCTCCGTCTCCCGATTCTCCGCCCTATGTCGAAAAAGGCGGCACGGTAAAAAAAGGTCAACCCCTTTGCGTGCTTGAGGCCATGAAGATGATGAACACCCTCGAATGCGACCATGACGGAATTGTCGAAGAAATCTTGGTTTCAAACGGAGACCTTGTCGAATTCGATCAAGTCTTGTTTAAGATAAAGGCTAAGTAG
- a CDS encoding acetyl/propionyl/methylcrotonyl-CoA carboxylase subunit alpha: MIKKILIANRGEIAVRVIRSCREMGIKTVAVYSTADKDCLHVLLADEAVCIGPPPSAKSYLNKEALITAALCTSCEAVHPGVGFLSDNASFAREVENSGLFWIGPKPDTIEMLGDKVRARETAVKSGLPVTPGSDGAIKELEEAKKTAEKCGYPVIIKAASGGGGKGMRIVYKESELAENLKIASAEAEANFADGTVYIEKYLVDPRHVELQIVGNGKGAVSVLGERDCSVQKNHQKLIEESPSPAVTEEMREAMCKGAVSLFSSLKYRGAGTIEFLVSGNNFYFMEVNARIQVEHPVSEMITGTDIIAEQIRVCTGGNMKFAQGILPTKGWAIEARINARSPGLIKNLTVPGGNGVRFDSFLYQGYSVVPFYDSMTAKLIVHGADRANAIQKLLCALDELKIEGITCNIEEQKIILNSKKFKSGVFGTGLYEELFGSK, translated from the coding sequence ATGATAAAAAAAATACTTATCGCCAACAGGGGCGAGATTGCCGTGAGGGTTATCCGCTCCTGCCGCGAAATGGGAATAAAAACCGTAGCCGTTTACTCCACGGCGGACAAGGACTGCCTCCATGTTCTTTTGGCTGATGAGGCCGTCTGCATAGGCCCGCCCCCGTCGGCTAAAAGCTACCTCAACAAGGAAGCCCTTATCACGGCAGCCCTCTGCACTTCCTGCGAGGCCGTTCATCCGGGAGTAGGCTTTTTATCCGACAACGCAAGTTTCGCCCGCGAGGTAGAAAACTCAGGACTTTTTTGGATAGGCCCTAAACCCGACACAATCGAAATGCTGGGCGACAAGGTACGGGCCCGTGAAACCGCCGTAAAAAGCGGCCTTCCAGTAACCCCCGGCTCGGACGGAGCTATAAAGGAATTGGAAGAAGCCAAAAAAACTGCCGAAAAATGCGGTTATCCCGTCATCATAAAGGCAGCCTCAGGCGGCGGCGGAAAGGGAATGCGCATAGTTTATAAGGAATCGGAGCTGGCAGAAAACCTAAAAATCGCTTCCGCAGAAGCCGAGGCCAACTTTGCAGACGGCACAGTTTATATCGAAAAATACCTCGTAGACCCGCGCCATGTCGAGCTTCAAATCGTAGGCAACGGAAAGGGAGCCGTTTCCGTCCTAGGCGAAAGAGACTGCTCTGTTCAAAAAAATCATCAAAAGTTGATAGAAGAAAGTCCTTCTCCGGCAGTAACAGAGGAAATGCGCGAAGCCATGTGTAAGGGAGCCGTCAGCCTCTTTTCTTCTCTTAAATACCGCGGGGCAGGCACAATCGAGTTTCTTGTATCGGGCAACAATTTCTACTTTATGGAGGTAAACGCCCGAATTCAGGTCGAGCACCCCGTTTCGGAGATGATTACAGGCACCGATATAATTGCAGAACAAATCCGCGTTTGTACAGGCGGGAACATGAAGTTTGCCCAAGGCATCCTGCCTACCAAGGGCTGGGCCATCGAGGCCAGAATAAACGCCCGCTCTCCCGGCCTTATCAAAAACTTGACGGTTCCCGGCGGAAACGGTGTACGCTTTGACAGCTTTTTATATCAGGGTTACTCGGTTGTTCCCTTTTATGATTCGATGACGGCTAAGCTCATCGTTCACGGGGCAGACAGGGCTAATGCCATTCAAAAGCTGCTTTGTGCCCTGGACGAGCTTAAAATTGAAGGCATTACTTGCAATATCGAAGAACAAAAGATTATACTTAACTCAAAAAAGTTCAAATCCGGTGTTTTCGGTACCGGGCTCTATGAAGAGCTTTTTGGAAGTAAATAA